In the Drosophila gunungcola strain Sukarami unplaced genomic scaffold, Dgunungcola_SK_2 000001F, whole genome shotgun sequence genome, one interval contains:
- the LOC128261715 gene encoding uncharacterized protein LOC128261715 isoform X7: protein MSNRTEQDYDSATPALQQQMNLARRACWRRNQSSSTQLPPQNTITITREAASRLELVNPEIAKQIDAEAQPPRDETKTRLEPQTATATRNTKWASDWRGILGKRMLLICALVLILGLVQGRPNTSAVGVASAKDAVTQLNLPMDVDVGLDPTQSAKLPRSEALKSSDQDAESGEAHKMERYPLSSVDFARVKTPFIIGIWILSASIAKIGFHMTPKLHLIFPESCLLIVVGVVIGVVLYFCTDVAVSPLTPNTFFFYMLPPIILDAGYFMPNRLFFDNLGTILLMAVVGTIFNIATIGGSLYACGRMGIYGEGETPNLMDVFLFASLISAVDPVAVLAVFEEIHVNEILYIVVFGESLLNDAVTVVMYHMMESYNEIGLDKIIAQDIASGVGSFFVVALGGTAIGIIWGFLTGLVTRFTDHVRVIEPIFIFVMAYLAYLNAEIFHMSGILAITFCGITMKNYVESNISQKSHTTVKYALKMLSSSAETIIFMFLGVATVNNMHVWNTWFVVLTIAFCSVFRVIGVILLSALANRFRLHKLSRVDQFVMSYGGLRGAVAFALVLLVDENVVKQKNMFVTTTIAVIYFTVFLQGITIKPLVKILNVKRANKRKPTMNERIHERFMDHLMAGIEDIVGKTGNYNVRDKFKRFDNRFIRPLLIRDLKGAEPKIIETYSKLTMRDAMEVMRRNPSTIGQMTGTESMSALFRNYTNNYIGGRWAPPTIYTTCPSLTNLDNTCSRNLDMAELDYNPSKKDLTDARIHHLLAEELKPYRRASIQMHRRLSYSRHAVDDRDLSTQVNYKMQMNFRRMFNDRKHHKRSKRGASNKEAKENVKQNHVSFHDFQQNGTTKQLTNDYINNVLNETAEECQQNPNEINVVGPSDDWDDGLTFTAKSSPDSDRANNNSLIAHIQNLPGFDASKARIVVQHYAPRVDDSPETDLDSPDQAVGPTAAELILPWRRDRSYQSIVAEHPIPEEDRNLSRESDGERRVATPTATESQLPWKRQGDECTDAVQQNEFPAWASNKEYLAYNSPSATFLGLFRRESSSSKAGSVGIGSTGAVDTAASGSVDPMVVPMSTQPPNAPSTSMHNPRLDKRSQSISSGSLGAGAHQLGTDGHSGPFPVTASHRRNVRRGSMLELSGLIATGRRPSRILQFSPGTTNLLVSATFTTPSPPPPSTCTSTTTTTTTTVNTTTTSTNNNNTNNSTETTSASATNSTPTSPRSEDSATYAYCPKDTIPEESSYQHGHSKSLCEPADSDDWEGAPLSTAAAGEANSERMMRLSGREPLLPRPSNTPRAQIRRMNAGAVGGAAVSQAGRKNQVTKALLDYEDSETDSEENDDDDDDDDEDEDFDSYDDENIVVTTFTTPATGRRSGSSPGSGSEANATTMTTTTTSIRLTRNNDESII, encoded by the exons ATGAGCAATCGCACGGAGCAGGATTACGACAGTGCCACTCCGGCGCTGCAACAGCAGATGAATCTGGCCCGAAGAGCCTGCTGGAGGCGGAACCAATCCTCCAGCACTCAGTTACCCCCCCAaaatacaattacaattaccaGAGAGGCAGCCAGTCGCCTGGAGTTAGTTAATCCCGAGATTGCGAAACAAATCGATGCAGAAGCTCAACCACCGAGAGATGAAACCAAAACAAGATTAGAACCACAAACTGCAACCGCAACACGCAACACAAAATGGGCATCCGACTGGCGGGGGATTCTCGGCAAAAGGATGCTGCTCATCTGCGCCTTAGTCCTGATCCTTGGACTCGTCCAGGGGCGGCCCAACACGAGTGCTGTGGGCGTGGCGTCGGCCAAGGATGCAGTCACCCAACTTAAT CTGCCCATGGACGTGGATGTGGGTCTGGATCCAACACAATCGGCAAAATTGCCTCGTTCGGAGGCACTGAAATCCAGCGACCAGGATGCGGAAAGCGGCGAAGCGCACAAGATGGAAAGGTATCCACTCTCCAGCGTGGATTTTGCCCGGGTAAAGACGCCTTTCATCATCGGAATCTGGATTTTATCTGCCAGTATAGCCAAAATCG GTTTCCATATGACGCCCAAACTGCATCTTATATTTCCGGAGTCGTGCCTGCTGATTGTCGTGGGCGTGGTCATTGGGGTGGTGCTCTATTTTTGCACCGACGTCGCCGTCTCCCCGCTGACCCCCAACACCTTCTTCTTTTATATGCTGCCACCGATTATCCTGGACGCCGGATACTTTATGCCCAATCGATTGTTCTTCGACAACCTGGGCACCATCCTGCTGATGGCGGTGGTCGGAACCATCTTCAACATAGCCACCATCG GTGGCTCGTTGTACGCCTGCGGAAGGATGGGCATTTACGGGGAGGGCGAGACTCCGAATCTGATGGACGTATTTCTGTTTGCCTCCCTCATATCCGCCGTGGATCCGGTGGCTGTTTTGGCCGTGTTCGAGGAGATACACGTCAACGAGATCCTGTACATTGTCGTCTTTGGCGAGTCCTTGCTGAATGATGCCGTTACG GTTGTGATGTACCACATGATGGAGTCCTACAATGAAATTGGTTTGGATAAAATCATCGCCCAGGACATTGCCAGCGGTGTGGGTTCCTTCTTCGtggttgcactaggtggcactGCCATAG GCATCATCTGGGGCTTTCTAACTGGTCTGGTGACCCGATTCACAGATCATGTGCGTGTCATAGAACccattttcatatttgtaaTGGCTTACTTGGCCTATCTCAATGCGGAAATCTTTCACATGAGCGGCATTTTAGC CATCACTTTCTGTGGTATAACGATGAAAAATTATGTGGAATCGAATATCTCACAAAAGTCGCATACGACTGTTAAATATGCCTTGAAGATGTTGTCCAGTTCGGCGGAGACCATTATCTTTATGTTCCTGGGCGTGGCCACTGTGAACAATATGCACGTATGGAATACGTGGTTTGTGGTGCTGACCATTGCCTTCTGCTCTGTGTTTCGTGTTAttg GTGTCATCTTGCTTTCGGCCCTGGCAAATCGCTTCCGCCTGCACAAGTTGTCCAGGGTGGATCAGTTTGTGATGTCCTACGGCGGATTGCGTGGTGCTGTGGCCTTTGCCCTGGTCCTCCTGGTCGACGAGAATGTGGTCAAGCAGAAGAACATGTTTGTTACCACCACGATAGCTGTGATTTACTTTACTGTCTTCCTGCAAGGCATCACCATCAAGCCGCTGGTCAAGATCCTCAATGTGAAGCGGGCCAACAAACGCAAGCCAACCATGAACGAGCGCATTCATGAGAGG TTTATGGATCACTTGATGGCGGGCATTGAGGATATTGTGGGCAAGACAGGAAACTATAATGTGCGTGATAAGTTCAAGCGTTTCGACAATCGCTTCATTCGCCCGCTGCTGATCAGAGATCTCAAG GGCGCTGAACCGAAGATCATTGAGACGTACTCCAAACTGACCATGCGCGATGCCATGGAGGTGATGAGGCGGAATCCATCCACCATTGGCCAGATGACGGGCACCGAATCGATGAGCGCCCTGTTCCGGAATTATACCAATAACTATATTGGGGGCAGGTGGGCACCGCCAACCATATACACCACATG TCCCAGTCTGACAAATCTAGACAATACCTGTTCGCGTAATCTGGACATGGCTGAGCTGGATTATAATCCATCCAAGAAGGATCTGACTGATGCCAGGATCCATCATCTGTTGGCCGAAGAACTGAAGCCTTATAGAAGG GCCTCAATACAAATG CACCGTCGTCTTAGTTATAGCCGACACGCAGTAGATGACAGAGATTTGTCAACCCAG GTCAattacaaaatgcaaatgaactTCAGGCGCATGTTCAATGATCGCAAACATCACAAACGCAGCAAACGTGGGGCCAGCAATAAG GAGGCCAAGGAGAACGTTAAGCAGAATCATGTCTCGTTTCACGATTTTCAACAGAACGGCACCACCAAGCAGCTCACCAATG ACTATATTAACAATGTGCTTAATGAAACAGCCGAGGAGTGCCAACAGAATCCCAACGAGATCAATGTTGTTGGCCCCAGCGACGATTGGGATGATGGCCTGACCTTCACCGCCAAGTCATCAC CTGACTCGGATCGTGCCAATAACAATTCCCTGATAGCCCACATCCAAAACCTGCCGGGCTTCGATGCCTCCAAGGCGCGTATCGTCGTCCAGCATTATGCGCCCAGGGTCGACGACAGTCCGGAAACAGATCTAGATTCGCCGGACCAGGCTGTTGGGCCCACGGCCGCCGAATTGATATTGCCGTGGCGGCGGGATCGTTCATACCAGAGCATTG TGGCCGAGCATCCCATTCCCGAGGAGGATCGCAATTTGTCCCGCGAATCCGACGGAGAGAGGCgtgtggccacgcccaccgccacGGAATCCCAGCTGCCGTGGAAGCGCCAGGGTGACGAATGCACGGATGCAGTGCAGCAGAACGAGTTCCCGGCTTGGGCCTCGAACAAGGAGTACTTGGCCTACAATTCCCCCAGTGCAACATTCCTAG GTCTCTTCCGGCGTGAGAGTTCCAGTTCGAAGGCCGGAAGCGTAGGCATCGGCAGCACAGGGGCCGTGGACACCGCCGCCAGTGGCTCCGTGGATCCGATGGTTGTGCCCATGTCCACCCAACCGCCCAACGCTCCGTCGACGTCGATGCACAATCCGCGGCTGGACAAGCGCTCCCAGTCGATATCGTCCGGTTCGCTGGGTGCCGGAGCCCATCAGCTCGGTACGGATGGTCACTCCGGTCCATTTCCGGTCACGGCCAGTCACCGGCGTAATGTGCGCAGGGGCTCCATGCTGGAGCTGAGCGG ACTCATTGCAACTGGACGCAGGCCCAGTAGAATATTGCAATTTAGTCCGGGAACAACTAATTTACTAGTGTCAGCCACGTTCACAACTCCTTCTCCTCCACCTCCTTCTACTTGTACttcaacaacaactacaacaacaactacagtAAATACAACAACCACAtcaaccaacaacaacaacaccaacaatTCAACAGAAACAACATCTGCAAGTGCGACTAACTCGACGCCAACCTCCCCGAGATCGGAGGATAGCGCCACATATGCGTACTGCCCAAA AGACACAATACCCGAGGAGTCGTCGTACCAGCATGGACACTCCAAGTCCTTGTGCGAGCCGGCGGATTCGGATGACTGGGAGGGAGCACCACTttccaccgccgccgccggcgAGGCCAACAGCGAGCGAATGATGCGACTGAGCGGCAGGGAGCCGctcctgccacgcccctccAACACACCACGCGCCCAGATCCGTCGCATGAATGCGGGAGCGGTGGGCGGAGCAGCTGTTAGCCAGGCGGGCCGCAAAAACCAAGTGACAAAGGCCCTCTTGGACTACGAGGATTCCGAAACGGACTCCGAGGAgaatgatgacgatgacgatgacgatgatgaggaCGAGGACTTTGATTCGTACGACGATGAGAACATTGTGGTCACCACCTTTACGACACCGGCCACGGGCAGGAGATCGGGTTCCAGTCCGGGTTCAGGATCGGAAGCCAACGCCACCAccatgacgacgacgacgacaagcATTCGGCTGACCCGCAATAACGACGAGAGCATCATTTGA
- the LOC128261715 gene encoding sodium/hydrogen exchanger 5 isoform X9 has translation MSNRTEQDYDSATPALQQQMNLARRACWRRNQSSSTQLPPQNTITITREAASRLELVNPEIAKQIDAEAQPPRDETKTRLEPQTATATRNTKWASDWRGILGKRMLLICALVLILGLVQGRPNTSAVGVASAKDAVTQLNLPMDVDVGLDPTQSAKLPRSEALKSSDQDAESGEAHKMERYPLSSVDFARVKTPFIIGIWILSASIAKIGFHMTPKLHLIFPESCLLIVVGVVIGVVLYFCTDVAVSPLTPNTFFFYMLPPIILDAGYFMPNRLFFDNLGTILLMAVVGTIFNIATIGGSLYACGRMGIYGEGETPNLMDVFLFASLISAVDPVAVLAVFEEIHVNEILYIVVFGESLLNDAVTVVMYHMMESYNEIGLDKIIAQDIASGVGSFFVVALGGTAIGIIWGFLTGLVTRFTDHVRVIEPIFIFVMAYLAYLNAEIFHMSGILAITFCGITMKNYVESNISQKSHTTVKYALKMLSSSAETIIFMFLGVATVNNMHVWNTWFVVLTIAFCSVFRVIGVILLSALANRFRLHKLSRVDQFVMSYGGLRGAVAFALVLLVDENVVKQKNMFVTTTIAVIYFTVFLQGITIKPLVKILNVKRANKRKPTMNERIHERFMDHLMAGIEDIVGKTGNYNVRDKFKRFDNRFIRPLLIRDLKGAEPKIIETYSKLTMRDAMEVMRRNPSTIGQMTGTESMSALFRNYTNNYIGGRWAPPTIYTTCPSLTNLDNTCSRNLDMAELDYNPSKKDLTDARIHHLLAEELKPYRRASIQMHRRLSYSRHAVDDRDLSTQVNYKMQMNFRRMFNDRKHHKRSKRGASNKEAKENVKQNHVSFHDFQQNGTTKQLTNDYINNVLNETAEECQQNPNEINVVGPSDDWDDGLTFTAKSSLAEHPIPEEDRNLSRESDGERRVATPTATESQLPWKRQGDECTDAVQQNEFPAWASNKEYLAYNSPSATFLGGINKPKQPKSVIGLFRRESSSSKAGSVGIGSTGAVDTAASGSVDPMVVPMSTQPPNAPSTSMHNPRLDKRSQSISSGSLGAGAHQLGTDGHSGPFPVTASHRRNVRRGSMLELSGLIATGRRPSRILQFSPGTTNLLVSATFTTPSPPPPSTCTSTTTTTTTTVNTTTTSTNNNNTNNSTETTSASATNSTPTSPRSEDSATYAYCPKDTIPEESSYQHGHSKSLCEPADSDDWEGAPLSTAAAGEANSERMMRLSGREPLLPRPSNTPRAQIRRMNAGAVGGAAVSQAGRKNQVTKALLDYEDSETDSEENDDDDDDDDEDEDFDSYDDENIVVTTFTTPATGRRSGSSPGSGSEANATTMTTTTTSIRLTRNNDESII, from the exons ATGAGCAATCGCACGGAGCAGGATTACGACAGTGCCACTCCGGCGCTGCAACAGCAGATGAATCTGGCCCGAAGAGCCTGCTGGAGGCGGAACCAATCCTCCAGCACTCAGTTACCCCCCCAaaatacaattacaattaccaGAGAGGCAGCCAGTCGCCTGGAGTTAGTTAATCCCGAGATTGCGAAACAAATCGATGCAGAAGCTCAACCACCGAGAGATGAAACCAAAACAAGATTAGAACCACAAACTGCAACCGCAACACGCAACACAAAATGGGCATCCGACTGGCGGGGGATTCTCGGCAAAAGGATGCTGCTCATCTGCGCCTTAGTCCTGATCCTTGGACTCGTCCAGGGGCGGCCCAACACGAGTGCTGTGGGCGTGGCGTCGGCCAAGGATGCAGTCACCCAACTTAAT CTGCCCATGGACGTGGATGTGGGTCTGGATCCAACACAATCGGCAAAATTGCCTCGTTCGGAGGCACTGAAATCCAGCGACCAGGATGCGGAAAGCGGCGAAGCGCACAAGATGGAAAGGTATCCACTCTCCAGCGTGGATTTTGCCCGGGTAAAGACGCCTTTCATCATCGGAATCTGGATTTTATCTGCCAGTATAGCCAAAATCG GTTTCCATATGACGCCCAAACTGCATCTTATATTTCCGGAGTCGTGCCTGCTGATTGTCGTGGGCGTGGTCATTGGGGTGGTGCTCTATTTTTGCACCGACGTCGCCGTCTCCCCGCTGACCCCCAACACCTTCTTCTTTTATATGCTGCCACCGATTATCCTGGACGCCGGATACTTTATGCCCAATCGATTGTTCTTCGACAACCTGGGCACCATCCTGCTGATGGCGGTGGTCGGAACCATCTTCAACATAGCCACCATCG GTGGCTCGTTGTACGCCTGCGGAAGGATGGGCATTTACGGGGAGGGCGAGACTCCGAATCTGATGGACGTATTTCTGTTTGCCTCCCTCATATCCGCCGTGGATCCGGTGGCTGTTTTGGCCGTGTTCGAGGAGATACACGTCAACGAGATCCTGTACATTGTCGTCTTTGGCGAGTCCTTGCTGAATGATGCCGTTACG GTTGTGATGTACCACATGATGGAGTCCTACAATGAAATTGGTTTGGATAAAATCATCGCCCAGGACATTGCCAGCGGTGTGGGTTCCTTCTTCGtggttgcactaggtggcactGCCATAG GCATCATCTGGGGCTTTCTAACTGGTCTGGTGACCCGATTCACAGATCATGTGCGTGTCATAGAACccattttcatatttgtaaTGGCTTACTTGGCCTATCTCAATGCGGAAATCTTTCACATGAGCGGCATTTTAGC CATCACTTTCTGTGGTATAACGATGAAAAATTATGTGGAATCGAATATCTCACAAAAGTCGCATACGACTGTTAAATATGCCTTGAAGATGTTGTCCAGTTCGGCGGAGACCATTATCTTTATGTTCCTGGGCGTGGCCACTGTGAACAATATGCACGTATGGAATACGTGGTTTGTGGTGCTGACCATTGCCTTCTGCTCTGTGTTTCGTGTTAttg GTGTCATCTTGCTTTCGGCCCTGGCAAATCGCTTCCGCCTGCACAAGTTGTCCAGGGTGGATCAGTTTGTGATGTCCTACGGCGGATTGCGTGGTGCTGTGGCCTTTGCCCTGGTCCTCCTGGTCGACGAGAATGTGGTCAAGCAGAAGAACATGTTTGTTACCACCACGATAGCTGTGATTTACTTTACTGTCTTCCTGCAAGGCATCACCATCAAGCCGCTGGTCAAGATCCTCAATGTGAAGCGGGCCAACAAACGCAAGCCAACCATGAACGAGCGCATTCATGAGAGG TTTATGGATCACTTGATGGCGGGCATTGAGGATATTGTGGGCAAGACAGGAAACTATAATGTGCGTGATAAGTTCAAGCGTTTCGACAATCGCTTCATTCGCCCGCTGCTGATCAGAGATCTCAAG GGCGCTGAACCGAAGATCATTGAGACGTACTCCAAACTGACCATGCGCGATGCCATGGAGGTGATGAGGCGGAATCCATCCACCATTGGCCAGATGACGGGCACCGAATCGATGAGCGCCCTGTTCCGGAATTATACCAATAACTATATTGGGGGCAGGTGGGCACCGCCAACCATATACACCACATG TCCCAGTCTGACAAATCTAGACAATACCTGTTCGCGTAATCTGGACATGGCTGAGCTGGATTATAATCCATCCAAGAAGGATCTGACTGATGCCAGGATCCATCATCTGTTGGCCGAAGAACTGAAGCCTTATAGAAGG GCCTCAATACAAATG CACCGTCGTCTTAGTTATAGCCGACACGCAGTAGATGACAGAGATTTGTCAACCCAG GTCAattacaaaatgcaaatgaactTCAGGCGCATGTTCAATGATCGCAAACATCACAAACGCAGCAAACGTGGGGCCAGCAATAAG GAGGCCAAGGAGAACGTTAAGCAGAATCATGTCTCGTTTCACGATTTTCAACAGAACGGCACCACCAAGCAGCTCACCAATG ACTATATTAACAATGTGCTTAATGAAACAGCCGAGGAGTGCCAACAGAATCCCAACGAGATCAATGTTGTTGGCCCCAGCGACGATTGGGATGATGGCCTGACCTTCACCGCCAAGTCATCAC TGGCCGAGCATCCCATTCCCGAGGAGGATCGCAATTTGTCCCGCGAATCCGACGGAGAGAGGCgtgtggccacgcccaccgccacGGAATCCCAGCTGCCGTGGAAGCGCCAGGGTGACGAATGCACGGATGCAGTGCAGCAGAACGAGTTCCCGGCTTGGGCCTCGAACAAGGAGTACTTGGCCTACAATTCCCCCAGTGCAACATTCCTAG GTGGTATAAACAAGCCTAAACAGCCCAAGTCCGTCATAGGTCTCTTCCGGCGTGAGAGTTCCAGTTCGAAGGCCGGAAGCGTAGGCATCGGCAGCACAGGGGCCGTGGACACCGCCGCCAGTGGCTCCGTGGATCCGATGGTTGTGCCCATGTCCACCCAACCGCCCAACGCTCCGTCGACGTCGATGCACAATCCGCGGCTGGACAAGCGCTCCCAGTCGATATCGTCCGGTTCGCTGGGTGCCGGAGCCCATCAGCTCGGTACGGATGGTCACTCCGGTCCATTTCCGGTCACGGCCAGTCACCGGCGTAATGTGCGCAGGGGCTCCATGCTGGAGCTGAGCGG ACTCATTGCAACTGGACGCAGGCCCAGTAGAATATTGCAATTTAGTCCGGGAACAACTAATTTACTAGTGTCAGCCACGTTCACAACTCCTTCTCCTCCACCTCCTTCTACTTGTACttcaacaacaactacaacaacaactacagtAAATACAACAACCACAtcaaccaacaacaacaacaccaacaatTCAACAGAAACAACATCTGCAAGTGCGACTAACTCGACGCCAACCTCCCCGAGATCGGAGGATAGCGCCACATATGCGTACTGCCCAAA AGACACAATACCCGAGGAGTCGTCGTACCAGCATGGACACTCCAAGTCCTTGTGCGAGCCGGCGGATTCGGATGACTGGGAGGGAGCACCACTttccaccgccgccgccggcgAGGCCAACAGCGAGCGAATGATGCGACTGAGCGGCAGGGAGCCGctcctgccacgcccctccAACACACCACGCGCCCAGATCCGTCGCATGAATGCGGGAGCGGTGGGCGGAGCAGCTGTTAGCCAGGCGGGCCGCAAAAACCAAGTGACAAAGGCCCTCTTGGACTACGAGGATTCCGAAACGGACTCCGAGGAgaatgatgacgatgacgatgacgatgatgaggaCGAGGACTTTGATTCGTACGACGATGAGAACATTGTGGTCACCACCTTTACGACACCGGCCACGGGCAGGAGATCGGGTTCCAGTCCGGGTTCAGGATCGGAAGCCAACGCCACCAccatgacgacgacgacgacaagcATTCGGCTGACCCGCAATAACGACGAGAGCATCATTTGA